One window of the Deltaproteobacteria bacterium genome contains the following:
- a CDS encoding DUF4070 domain-containing protein — YPRYPDTFWSFKYALKFISKKASFPPLGLVTVAALLPQTWKRRLVDLNVDVLKDEDIRWADYIFISAMAVQEASVREIVKKVKVLGKKVVAGGPLFTISPDRFPDIDHLVLNEAEATLSSFIEDVNRGEAKPMYTSAEWPDITSSPTPEWDLLDMRKYAAMCVQYCRGCPFDCEFCDIGLLNGKRPRTKTKAQVLAEIEGLYQRGWKGTVFFVDDNFIGKPRKLKEELLPALIRWVEEKRYPFSFLTEASVNLADDEELMELMVRAGFDAVFVGIESPEEESLTECHKVQNKDRDLTAAIKKMQRFGLQVLGGFIVGFDSDHPITFQKQVDFIQQSGIVTAMVGLLNAPKGTKLYERLQQEGRILGEITGDNTDFSINFIPKMGYQRLVEGYRYIVTNIYSPRYFYKRLITFLRNYRPSKQSGYPLRFSYIKALFHSFWALGIRGKERLYYWKTFFWTVFRRPQLLSLCVGLAIYGYHFRKVFEGYLPRPAREPNPGPS, encoded by the coding sequence TTTACCCCCGTTATCCAGATACGTTTTGGAGCTTTAAGTATGCGCTCAAGTTCATCTCTAAAAAAGCTTCTTTCCCACCCTTAGGGCTGGTGACCGTGGCAGCGCTTCTCCCCCAGACGTGGAAGCGGAGGCTAGTGGATCTGAACGTGGATGTGCTCAAGGATGAGGACATTCGCTGGGCTGATTACATCTTCATAAGCGCTATGGCGGTACAAGAGGCATCGGTCAGAGAAATTGTAAAGAAGGTTAAGGTCCTCGGTAAAAAGGTTGTTGCCGGCGGTCCCCTCTTCACCATCTCTCCTGATAGATTTCCAGACATTGACCATTTGGTCCTTAACGAGGCAGAGGCAACCCTTTCCTCCTTCATTGAAGACGTGAACAGAGGAGAGGCAAAACCTATGTATACTTCCGCTGAGTGGCCCGATATTACATCTTCTCCCACACCCGAGTGGGACCTTCTCGATATGCGCAAATATGCTGCCATGTGCGTTCAGTACTGCCGAGGCTGTCCGTTCGACTGTGAGTTCTGTGATATCGGTCTTCTGAACGGGAAGAGACCTCGAACAAAGACGAAGGCTCAGGTTCTGGCAGAGATCGAGGGGTTATACCAAAGGGGATGGAAAGGTACGGTCTTCTTTGTAGACGATAACTTCATAGGGAAGCCACGCAAATTAAAAGAGGAGTTGTTACCCGCCCTCATAAGATGGGTGGAGGAGAAGAGATATCCTTTCTCCTTCCTCACCGAGGCCTCCGTCAACCTCGCAGATGACGAGGAGTTGATGGAACTCATGGTAAGGGCTGGCTTCGATGCGGTATTTGTAGGGATCGAGAGTCCTGAAGAAGAGAGCCTCACTGAGTGTCACAAGGTTCAGAATAAAGATAGGGACCTGACGGCAGCAATCAAGAAGATGCAGAGGTTCGGCCTTCAGGTCTTAGGGGGGTTTATCGTCGGTTTCGATAGTGATCATCCGATCACCTTTCAGAAGCAAGTAGATTTCATCCAACAAAGCGGGATAGTCACCGCCATGGTAGGCCTTTTAAATGCCCCGAAGGGCACGAAGCTCTACGAACGGCTCCAGCAAGAGGGCAGGATTTTAGGGGAGATAACAGGGGACAACACTGACTTTTCTATAAACTTCATCCCCAAGATGGGTTACCAGCGGCTTGTGGAAGGATACCGGTACATTGTAACCAACATTTACTCGCCCCGCTATTTCTATAAACGTCTTATCACCTTTCTAAGGAATTATCGTCCGTCCAAGCAAAGCGGCTATCCTCTACGGTTCAGTTATATCAAGGCACTCTTCCATTCTTTCTGGGCCTTGGGTATAAGGGGCAAGGAACGTCTTTATTATTGGAAGACCTTCTTTTGGACCGTCTTTCGACGCCCGCAACTCTTGTCCCTGTGTGTGGGGCTTGCCATTTACGGCTACCATTTTCGGAAGGTCTTTGAGGGATACTTACCGCGACCAGCAAGGGAACCCAACCCTGGACCCTCATGA